Proteins encoded in a region of the Acidobacteriota bacterium genome:
- a CDS encoding lytic transglycosylase domain-containing protein, whose amino-acid sequence MRRRDRVKPHHPHPHHPEKRRRKGRHRRRLRSMLLAGTALVAPSAVKVPVAGPLLIAPEAIMQAVVTPPNGMVSTSATFRLLPESPFEGLIHEAAMRFTLAPALIRAVIRAESSFDPRAVSSAGAQGLMQLMPALAADMGVANVFDPRENIMAGARYLSALIADQHGDVALALASYNAGPGAVERYGGIPPFKETQRYVKAILDHIAQSELTPD is encoded by the coding sequence ATGAGGCGTCGGGACCGAGTTAAGCCGCACCACCCACACCCGCACCATCCAGAGAAGCGACGCCGAAAAGGGCGGCATCGGCGCCGCCTGCGCTCGATGCTGCTGGCGGGCACCGCGTTGGTCGCGCCGAGTGCCGTCAAAGTGCCGGTCGCCGGGCCATTGCTGATCGCCCCGGAGGCCATCATGCAGGCCGTGGTGACGCCGCCGAACGGCATGGTCAGCACCTCAGCGACGTTCCGACTGCTGCCCGAATCCCCTTTCGAAGGGCTGATCCATGAAGCGGCGATGCGCTTCACGCTGGCGCCCGCGTTGATTCGCGCCGTGATTCGGGCCGAGTCGAGCTTTGATCCGCGCGCGGTCTCAAGCGCCGGCGCGCAGGGCCTGATGCAACTCATGCCGGCGCTCGCGGCGGACATGGGCGTCGCCAATGTCTTTGATCCGCGCGAGAACATCATGGCCGGTGCGCGGTACCTGAGCGCGCTCATCGCGGATCAGCACGGCGACGTTGCGCTCGCGTTGGCCAGCTATAACGCGGGGCCCGGCGCGGTTGAACGCTACGGCGGAATTCCTCCGTTCAAGGAGACGCAGCGCTACGTCAAGGCGATCCTCGATCACATCGCGCAGAGCGAGTTGACGCCGGATTAG
- a CDS encoding VOC family protein: MTVKPKNTICLWFDKDAHDAARFYAATFPDSAVTAVHKAPGDYPSGKTGDVLTVEFTVVGIPCLGLNGGPDFKHSEAFSFQILTDTQEETDRYWDAIVGNGGKESQCGWCKDRWGLSWQITPRALTEALSAGGAEAKRVFAAMMTMGKIDIATIEAARRG; encoded by the coding sequence ATGACTGTGAAGCCGAAAAACACGATCTGCCTCTGGTTCGACAAGGACGCACATGACGCCGCGCGCTTTTACGCCGCGACCTTCCCGGATAGCGCGGTAACGGCTGTGCACAAAGCGCCGGGGGATTACCCGAGCGGAAAGACGGGCGATGTACTGACGGTGGAGTTCACCGTAGTGGGCATTCCGTGTCTTGGTCTCAACGGCGGTCCGGACTTCAAACACAGCGAGGCGTTTTCCTTCCAGATTCTGACGGACACTCAGGAAGAGACGGATCGCTATTGGGACGCGATTGTCGGCAATGGCGGCAAGGAGAGCCAATGCGGCTGGTGCAAAGACCGCTGGGGCCTGTCGTGGCAGATCACCCCGCGTGCGCTGACGGAGGCACTCTCGGCTGGTGGCGCCGAGGCCAAGCGCGTTTTCGCAGCGATGATGACGATGGGGAAGATCGACATTGCCACCATCGAGGCCGCGCGCCGGGGCTGA
- a CDS encoding helix-turn-helix transcriptional regulator, with protein MRIIVTLDVMLARRKMRAKDLAERIGITEANLSLLRTGKVKGVRFETLGKLCEALDCKPGDLIDAEP; from the coding sequence ATGCGCATCATCGTCACGCTCGACGTGATGCTGGCGCGCCGCAAGATGCGCGCGAAGGATCTGGCGGAGCGCATCGGCATCACGGAGGCGAATCTTTCGCTGCTTCGCACGGGGAAGGTGAAGGGCGTGCGGTTTGAGACTCTTGGGAAACTCTGCGAGGCGCTCGATTGCAAGCCGGGCGACCTGATCGACGCGGAACCGTGA
- a CDS encoding CDP-alcohol phosphatidyltransferase family protein — protein sequence MANTLPGITIANYIGLSRILLWTPLATAFVLLQRWDGAFFAILMAGISDMADGFVARRQNTISNFGAFLDLTADKVFVTAMLVCLNYQGLVPLWAVLIILLREFFVMGLRCYAAAEHVSIPVDRIGRSKCFFTFAAILAIVLNLPLAPQLLLVACALTVVSGAMYFYRARPLLLKYLRYSIGDAPARVVVAPLMSLPFDPVGAVKASSAD from the coding sequence ATGGCCAACACTCTTCCAGGCATCACCATTGCCAACTACATCGGCCTGAGCCGAATACTGTTGTGGACACCGCTTGCCACAGCCTTTGTCCTCCTGCAACGCTGGGACGGCGCCTTCTTCGCCATCCTGATGGCGGGCATCAGCGACATGGCCGATGGTTTCGTCGCGCGCCGTCAGAACACCATTTCGAACTTCGGAGCGTTCCTGGACCTGACCGCCGACAAGGTCTTCGTCACGGCCATGCTCGTGTGTCTCAACTACCAGGGGTTGGTGCCCCTGTGGGCCGTGTTGATCATCCTGTTGCGCGAATTTTTTGTTATGGGCCTGCGGTGTTATGCCGCTGCCGAACACGTGTCGATTCCCGTAGACCGGATCGGACGCTCCAAGTGTTTCTTCACGTTCGCGGCCATCCTGGCGATCGTCCTCAACCTCCCGCTCGCGCCGCAGCTGCTGCTGGTGGCGTGTGCGCTCACCGTGGTTTCTGGCGCGATGTATTTCTATCGGGCGCGGCCGCTCCTGCTGAAGTACCTCCGCTATTCAATCGGTGATGCCCCCGCGCGCGTTGTTGTGGCCCCACTGATGTCGTTGCCGTTCGACCCCGTCGGCGCAGTGAAGGCCTCTTCGGCCGACTAG
- a CDS encoding L,D-transpeptidase family protein: protein MPRVPLVVVSSVLALATASATMLAGCGRAQKPDPVAVALGAIIAGKPSQVVPAEQPAKAEVWDDVHEFYRLREGKPAWVTDEPTSKANDALHTLQSAREHGLDPANYGAAKIAQMRDALSTGGKGDASRDGQLAEFEARVTTALLSLGRDVAVGRTKPKVASWKARRVAPDLAGTLNTAAGDVSAWLATVQPVHPEPSGVIDAATRAAMKVSIDDRIHQVATNLERWRWMPDDLGAQHLMVNIPSYLLMARENGKTIKDIRVVVGKPGNETPVFSGLMETVVFSPYWNIPDSIVQGETAPAVAKDPKYLARNNMEILRVSASGPTLVNPSDVNWDDPEELRQLAFRQRPGSTNALGHVKFLFPNPHNVYLHDTPADALFARTGRAFSHGCIRVEEPEELAKYVLRSDADWTTPKILMAMNSGIENHVRLNSTIPVHIVYFTAWVDAKKGLHFKSDVYGYDRRH from the coding sequence GTGCCCCGTGTCCCGCTTGTTGTCGTCTCCTCGGTCCTGGCGCTTGCCACCGCGTCAGCCACCATGCTCGCCGGTTGCGGTCGCGCCCAGAAGCCGGATCCAGTGGCGGTCGCACTCGGCGCCATCATCGCCGGAAAGCCCTCTCAGGTCGTCCCCGCGGAGCAGCCCGCCAAGGCAGAGGTCTGGGACGACGTGCATGAGTTCTATCGGTTGCGCGAAGGGAAACCCGCGTGGGTCACGGATGAGCCCACGTCGAAGGCCAACGACGCGCTTCACACACTGCAGTCTGCGCGCGAACACGGACTGGACCCAGCCAACTACGGCGCGGCAAAAATCGCGCAGATGCGGGATGCGCTTTCGACCGGTGGAAAAGGCGACGCCAGCCGCGACGGGCAACTGGCTGAGTTCGAAGCCCGCGTCACCACCGCGCTGCTCTCGCTGGGTCGCGATGTCGCCGTGGGCCGAACGAAGCCGAAGGTGGCCTCATGGAAAGCACGCCGCGTGGCGCCCGACCTCGCCGGCACACTCAACACTGCCGCAGGTGACGTCTCGGCATGGCTCGCGACAGTTCAGCCTGTGCATCCCGAGCCCTCAGGCGTGATCGATGCCGCGACGCGGGCTGCGATGAAGGTGTCGATCGATGATCGCATTCATCAGGTTGCAACGAATCTCGAACGCTGGCGCTGGATGCCTGATGACCTTGGGGCGCAGCACCTGATGGTGAACATTCCCTCGTACCTGCTGATGGCACGCGAGAACGGCAAGACCATCAAAGACATCCGGGTGGTTGTGGGCAAGCCCGGCAACGAGACGCCGGTCTTCAGTGGCCTCATGGAGACGGTGGTCTTCAGTCCCTACTGGAACATCCCCGACAGCATCGTGCAGGGCGAGACGGCACCCGCCGTGGCAAAGGACCCCAAGTACCTCGCGCGCAACAACATGGAGATCCTCCGCGTGTCGGCCTCAGGCCCCACGCTGGTCAACCCCTCCGACGTGAATTGGGACGACCCGGAGGAGCTTCGGCAGCTTGCGTTCAGGCAGCGGCCTGGCTCGACCAACGCCCTGGGTCACGTCAAATTCCTGTTCCCCAATCCGCACAACGTGTACTTGCACGACACCCCGGCGGACGCGCTCTTCGCCCGCACAGGACGCGCCTTCAGCCATGGGTGCATCAGGGTGGAAGAACCCGAGGAACTGGCCAAGTACGTGCTGAGGTCGGACGCTGACTGGACAACACCGAAGATCCTGATGGCCATGAACTCAGGTATTGAAAACCACGTAAGGCTGAATTCGACGATTCCCGTGCATATCGTCTATTTCACGGCGTGGGTCGACGCGAAGAAAGGACTCCACTTCAAGTCTGACGTCTACGGATACGACCGCAGGCACTGA
- a CDS encoding murein L,D-transpeptidase catalytic domain family protein yields MRAEAEPPAEGPIRAEVFELAWSAASCAVRAGATQPTTLTVIDYSKPSTEKRLWVFDMQTRALLYEELVAHGQGTGDNYATAFSNTPETHRSSLGLFVTDETYVGKNGYSLRLNGLDQGFNDRARERAIVIHGAPYVSEAFAGAQGRLGRSWGCPALRESIAREVIDRVKGGGLLFAYYPDQQWLKTSKYLGDCAAAAAH; encoded by the coding sequence ATGCGCGCGGAGGCAGAACCACCGGCTGAAGGCCCGATTCGTGCCGAAGTCTTTGAGCTGGCGTGGAGTGCCGCGTCGTGCGCGGTCCGGGCCGGCGCGACGCAGCCAACCACACTGACCGTGATCGACTACTCGAAGCCCTCAACTGAAAAGCGGCTCTGGGTCTTCGACATGCAGACGCGCGCGCTCCTGTACGAAGAACTGGTCGCGCACGGGCAAGGCACCGGCGACAACTATGCGACCGCCTTCTCCAACACGCCGGAGACACACCGGTCCAGCCTCGGTCTCTTTGTCACTGACGAGACCTATGTCGGCAAGAACGGCTATTCACTGCGCCTCAACGGCCTCGATCAGGGCTTCAACGATCGGGCGCGTGAACGAGCGATCGTGATACACGGCGCGCCGTACGTGAGCGAGGCGTTTGCCGGCGCGCAGGGACGCCTCGGGCGCAGTTGGGGATGCCCGGCGCTCCGCGAGTCCATCGCGCGCGAGGTCATTGACCGGGTGAAGGGCGGCGGTCTGTTGTTCGCGTATTATCCCGATCAACAGTGGCTCAAGACGTCGAAGTATCTCGGCGACTGCGCGGCCGCCGCAGCCCACTGA
- a CDS encoding methyltransferase domain-containing protein encodes MTAYDLDRFPGQTLFDRLGRAVCNAGCLPRKELYESWELARRTRRLFRGGRVVDLCGGHGLLAHTLLLLDNSSSSALVVDTAVPPSAQQVHQALMKAWPRLAGRVTFVAAPMDSVALGEGDVVVSCHACGALTDQVLSLATAARARVAVLPCCHDADTCDTGPLTGWVDAAMAIDAMRAVRLEQQGYRVWTQIIPAEITLKNRLLIGAPRP; translated from the coding sequence TTGACCGCGTACGACCTCGACCGCTTTCCCGGCCAGACACTGTTTGATCGCCTCGGCCGAGCCGTGTGCAACGCCGGCTGCCTGCCGCGCAAGGAGCTGTACGAATCCTGGGAACTGGCCCGGCGGACTCGACGCCTCTTTCGTGGCGGACGAGTGGTGGACCTGTGCGGCGGCCACGGCCTGCTGGCGCACACCCTGTTGCTCCTCGACAACTCCTCATCGTCGGCTCTCGTCGTCGACACGGCGGTGCCGCCTTCGGCCCAACAGGTGCATCAGGCCCTCATGAAAGCGTGGCCGCGTCTCGCCGGCCGCGTGACGTTCGTTGCGGCACCGATGGACTCGGTGGCCCTCGGTGAAGGCGATGTGGTGGTGTCGTGTCATGCGTGCGGTGCGCTGACGGATCAGGTGCTGAGCCTGGCCACCGCCGCACGCGCGCGTGTGGCGGTGCTGCCGTGTTGCCATGATGCAGACACGTGCGACACCGGTCCGCTGACGGGTTGGGTGGATGCAGCGATGGCGATCGACGCGATGCGCGCCGTTCGACTCGAACAGCAGGGCTATCGTGTGTGGACCCAGATTATCCCCGCCGAAATTACGCTGAAGAATCGCCTCCTGATAGGCGCGCCTCGTCCATGA
- a CDS encoding alpha/beta hydrolase: MTPAPVVKAILIHGNGGSTAGDIWLPWLERELTGLGIEVINQTFPDNVKARARYWLPFIESLGADEHTILIGHSSGAVAAMRYAETHRLLGSVLVGVCHTDLGDGGEAASGYYSAPWQWQRIRDNQQWMAVFNSIDDPHIPIAEARYVAAQLRCSYHEFSDRGHFVDSREFPEVVQQVRKELLRGRTA; the protein is encoded by the coding sequence ATGACGCCTGCGCCCGTCGTGAAGGCCATCCTCATCCATGGCAACGGCGGCAGCACTGCGGGCGACATCTGGCTGCCGTGGCTCGAGCGCGAACTCACCGGCTTGGGGATTGAAGTCATCAATCAGACGTTCCCCGACAACGTGAAAGCGCGCGCGCGATACTGGCTGCCGTTCATCGAATCACTCGGCGCCGACGAACACACCATCCTGATTGGCCACTCGTCGGGCGCCGTGGCGGCCATGCGGTACGCGGAGACGCACCGGTTGCTTGGGTCAGTCCTGGTGGGCGTGTGCCACACCGACCTGGGCGACGGCGGAGAAGCCGCCAGCGGATACTACAGCGCGCCGTGGCAATGGCAGCGCATACGCGACAACCAGCAGTGGATGGCCGTCTTTAATTCCATCGACGATCCGCACATCCCAATCGCCGAGGCCCGGTATGTGGCCGCGCAGCTGCGGTGCAGTTATCATGAGTTCAGCGATCGTGGGCATTTTGTGGATTCACGTGAATTTCCGGAAGTTGTGCAGCAAGTGAGGAAAGAGCTGTTGCGCGGGAGGACCGCATGA
- a CDS encoding DUF2271 domain-containing protein, whose translation MRRLAALFVVVAVALGAVALQPQDRVFIRSYDHVLGTSLDLKIQATSGRVADVAADAVLAEIARQSGILSGYDRASEFSRWMNTRDVAVGVSPELFEVLQHFDQWRARTDGALDAAAETVSRVWKASASAGRLPTDHELADAVSRVRQTHWRLDPERRTATRLSDAPLVLNTFTKSYIVDRAAGVALRTAGVRGVVVNIGGDLVVRGQMDERVAIADPAAAFDNAKPLTHVAVRDLAVATSGGYRRGFDINGAHYSHIVDPRTGRPTGHVLSATVVARDASDAGALATAFCVLTPAEIAKLSRSVAGAEYLLVLADGNRIESAGWRELVSASPSPPVPSPVAALSAAEQGTWNPEFVLTVTIELAPPQGKGLRPYVAVWIENAARFPLRTLGVWHLLKDPTWDYKMREWLRGDKQRMEAVGTELLASVSSATRGPGVHKLVWDGKNNSGQLVKAGTYTVLIEAVREGGTYQIMRQAMDFTGVPKKIDLGSNVEVSSATLDYHRVPAK comes from the coding sequence ATGAGGCGTCTTGCGGCATTGTTCGTTGTGGTCGCCGTGGCCCTTGGCGCTGTGGCGCTGCAGCCGCAAGACCGCGTCTTTATCCGGTCCTACGACCATGTGCTCGGGACTTCGCTCGACCTGAAGATTCAGGCCACCTCCGGCCGTGTCGCGGATGTTGCCGCAGACGCCGTGCTGGCCGAAATTGCCCGTCAGTCCGGCATCCTCAGTGGCTACGACCGCGCCAGTGAGTTCAGCCGGTGGATGAACACACGCGATGTCGCCGTCGGCGTCTCGCCCGAGCTGTTCGAGGTATTGCAGCACTTCGATCAGTGGCGCGCCCGTACCGACGGCGCACTCGACGCCGCGGCGGAGACGGTCTCACGCGTGTGGAAGGCCTCTGCAAGCGCGGGGCGTTTGCCGACCGATCACGAACTGGCGGACGCCGTCAGCCGCGTGCGTCAGACGCATTGGCGCCTCGACCCTGAACGTCGCACCGCCACGCGGCTGAGCGACGCGCCGCTGGTGCTGAACACCTTCACCAAGAGTTACATCGTGGACCGCGCGGCAGGTGTCGCGCTCCGTACGGCAGGCGTCCGGGGCGTGGTGGTCAACATCGGCGGGGACCTCGTCGTGCGCGGCCAGATGGACGAGCGCGTAGCCATCGCCGATCCCGCTGCGGCGTTCGACAACGCGAAACCGCTCACACATGTCGCCGTGCGCGATTTGGCCGTCGCCACAAGCGGCGGCTACAGGCGCGGGTTCGACATCAACGGCGCGCACTATTCACACATTGTCGATCCGCGCACCGGTCGCCCGACTGGCCATGTGCTCAGTGCCACCGTTGTGGCAAGGGACGCTTCAGACGCCGGCGCGCTGGCGACGGCGTTCTGCGTGTTGACGCCTGCCGAGATTGCGAAACTCTCTCGGAGTGTGGCCGGCGCTGAGTACCTCCTCGTGCTCGCGGACGGCAACCGGATCGAGAGCGCCGGCTGGCGCGAACTTGTTTCCGCGTCACCGTCGCCGCCGGTACCTTCGCCCGTCGCGGCGTTGAGTGCGGCGGAACAGGGCACCTGGAACCCGGAATTTGTCCTCACCGTCACGATCGAACTCGCTCCGCCACAGGGCAAGGGCCTGCGTCCGTACGTCGCCGTGTGGATCGAAAACGCGGCGCGGTTCCCGCTGCGCACGCTCGGCGTCTGGCACTTGTTGAAGGACCCGACCTGGGACTACAAAATGCGCGAGTGGCTTCGCGGTGACAAGCAGCGCATGGAAGCGGTGGGCACCGAACTGCTCGCGTCGGTGTCGAGCGCCACTCGCGGCCCGGGCGTTCACAAACTCGTCTGGGACGGCAAGAACAACTCGGGCCAGTTGGTGAAGGCCGGCACCTACACGGTCTTGATCGAAGCTGTCCGCGAGGGCGGCACGTATCAAATCATGCGGCAGGCGATGGACTTCACCGGCGTGCCGAAGAAGATCGATCTCGGCAGCAACGTCGAGGTGTCGTCCGCAACGCTCGACTACCACCGTGTCCCAGCAAAATAG
- a CDS encoding PepSY-associated TM helix domain-containing protein, with translation MGSFAVVFFFAVTGLTLNHPQWFSSQRQTITLKGALDSSWTNTTDDLVKKLEVVEHLRSAHGIQGALGEFRLDPAEAALTFKSPGYSADVFLDRATGRYEVIELRMGFVAIANDLHKGRESGDLWKILIDVSALLLVFVSLTGLVLLWFLHKHRTAGLLSLLAGGVLTYLLYAIWVP, from the coding sequence ATGGGCAGCTTCGCGGTCGTCTTCTTTTTCGCCGTCACCGGGCTCACGCTGAATCATCCGCAGTGGTTTTCGAGCCAGCGTCAGACCATCACTCTCAAGGGCGCACTCGACTCGTCGTGGACGAATACGACTGACGACCTCGTGAAGAAGCTTGAGGTCGTTGAGCACCTCCGCAGCGCACACGGCATCCAGGGCGCGCTGGGCGAGTTCCGGCTCGACCCTGCCGAAGCGGCGCTCACGTTCAAGTCTCCTGGATATTCCGCGGATGTGTTTCTCGATCGCGCGACCGGACGCTACGAAGTGATCGAACTTCGTATGGGATTTGTCGCCATCGCGAACGATCTGCACAAGGGCCGCGAGTCGGGCGACCTCTGGAAGATCCTCATCGACGTGTCGGCCCTCCTGCTGGTCTTCGTGTCGCTGACCGGACTGGTGCTCCTGTGGTTTCTCCACAAGCACCGTACCGCCGGCCTCCTGTCACTTCTGGCCGGCGGCGTCCTGACGTACCTGCTCTACGCCATCTGGGTGCCTTAG
- a CDS encoding VIT family protein, which translates to MAHGEQHRTGRIGWLRAAVLGANDGIVSTASLVVGVAAADATRGDVLIAGVAGLVAGALSMAAGEYVSVSSQADTERADLARERRELAESPEAELDELTGIYVQRGLDPALARTVAEQLTAGDALRAHVRDELGHSEEFAARPLQAALASAGTFAVGAALPLITAALASQATMSWVVAGVSLVSLAGLGALAARAGGASAAVGAWRVAFWGVIAMALTAGVGALFGTAV; encoded by the coding sequence ATGGCGCATGGCGAACAGCATCGAACGGGTCGAATTGGATGGCTGCGCGCGGCCGTGCTCGGCGCCAACGACGGCATTGTGTCCACGGCGAGCCTGGTGGTGGGTGTCGCGGCGGCTGACGCGACCCGCGGCGATGTGCTGATTGCCGGCGTCGCCGGACTCGTCGCCGGAGCGCTCTCGATGGCGGCTGGCGAGTACGTGTCGGTCAGTTCGCAGGCCGACACCGAGCGCGCCGACCTGGCGCGCGAACGGCGCGAGTTGGCGGAGTCGCCCGAAGCCGAACTGGATGAACTGACCGGAATCTACGTCCAGCGCGGGCTCGATCCGGCACTCGCGCGCACCGTGGCGGAGCAGTTGACGGCCGGCGACGCCCTGCGCGCGCATGTGCGCGACGAACTCGGCCACTCCGAGGAGTTTGCGGCGCGGCCGCTGCAGGCGGCGCTGGCCTCTGCGGGCACGTTTGCGGTGGGCGCCGCCCTGCCACTGATCACGGCGGCCCTGGCCTCGCAGGCGACGATGTCGTGGGTGGTGGCCGGTGTCTCGCTGGTCAGCCTCGCGGGCCTGGGCGCGCTGGCGGCCCGAGCCGGCGGTGCGTCGGCGGCCGTCGGCGCCTGGCGCGTGGCGTTCTGGGGTGTGATCGCGATGGCGCTCACGGCCGGCGTCGGCGCGCTATTCGGGACGGCCGTCTAA
- a CDS encoding HlyD family efflux transporter periplasmic adaptor subunit, whose amino-acid sequence MKTRRWSRFVWWAVGLGLVGLLLFVALRPTVIEVDQATVTRGPMSVTIDEEGETRIRHRFVVSAPVSGRLQRIELEPGDPVVAGRTVVARVQAEAPPLLDSRTRAEAEAGRSAAESALGRARAEEQRAIAALDLARRDLARERELDKGGLTTRQAVDARESAVRNAEEVARAATFSVATAGSELQRADARLRPDRLDSEGRVLSVVAPISGVVLRRLRESASAVPAGEPLLEIGDPLNLEIVSDLLSTDAVQVRPGAKVHLEQWGGDRPLSARVRRVEPSGFMKISALGVEEQRVNVLMDVDDPAKAPTVLGDGFRTEIRIVIWEADSVVQVPTSALFRKGEGWAVYVITGDVVRLTDVTIGHQNGQVAEVLSGVAPSDNVVAHPPDTLSDGARILVRPAR is encoded by the coding sequence ATGAAGACGCGACGCTGGTCGAGATTCGTATGGTGGGCCGTGGGCCTGGGCCTGGTGGGTCTGCTGCTTTTTGTCGCGCTCCGGCCGACAGTCATCGAGGTGGATCAGGCCACCGTCACGCGCGGACCGATGTCGGTGACCATCGACGAAGAGGGTGAAACGCGCATTCGGCATCGCTTCGTCGTGTCGGCGCCTGTGTCGGGCCGGCTGCAGCGGATTGAGTTGGAACCGGGCGATCCCGTGGTCGCCGGCCGCACGGTGGTGGCACGGGTCCAGGCAGAGGCGCCACCCCTGCTCGACTCGCGAACGCGCGCCGAAGCCGAGGCCGGACGATCAGCTGCAGAATCGGCACTTGGCCGGGCACGGGCCGAAGAACAGCGGGCGATCGCCGCGCTTGACCTGGCCCGCCGGGACCTGGCCCGCGAGCGCGAGTTGGACAAAGGCGGACTCACCACGCGACAGGCGGTGGATGCGCGCGAGTCTGCGGTACGCAACGCCGAGGAGGTGGCCCGTGCCGCGACGTTCTCGGTCGCGACGGCCGGGTCTGAACTGCAGCGGGCCGACGCGCGGTTGCGACCCGATCGCCTGGATTCCGAAGGCCGCGTCCTCAGCGTCGTGGCGCCCATCAGCGGCGTCGTCCTGCGTCGTCTTCGGGAGAGCGCGTCAGCCGTGCCAGCCGGCGAGCCGCTCCTCGAAATCGGCGACCCGTTGAACCTCGAGATCGTTTCGGACCTGCTCTCAACTGATGCCGTGCAGGTTCGGCCGGGCGCGAAGGTCCATCTCGAGCAATGGGGCGGCGACCGCCCGCTCAGCGCGCGCGTCCGTCGCGTCGAGCCGTCGGGCTTCATGAAAATTTCGGCGCTCGGCGTCGAAGAGCAGCGCGTGAACGTGCTCATGGACGTGGACGATCCCGCCAAAGCTCCCACGGTGCTTGGCGACGGCTTCCGCACCGAAATCCGCATCGTCATCTGGGAGGCCGATAGTGTGGTCCAGGTGCCGACGAGCGCGCTGTTCCGCAAGGGTGAAGGCTGGGCCGTCTATGTCATCACCGGCGATGTCGTCCGCCTCACCGACGTGACTATCGGCCATCAGAACGGCCAGGTGGCCGAAGTCCTGAGCGGCGTTGCACCCAGTGACAACGTGGTGGCGCATCCACCAGACACATTGTCGGATGGCGCGAGAATTCTGGTGCGACCCGCGCGCTGA